A genome region from Chryseobacterium sp. G0186 includes the following:
- a CDS encoding glycine-rich domain-containing protein: METRMLLKDESLWNRIQGFSLDAPDADFPFSKKLAKEENWSLDFARKAIEEYKKFVYLCCILPNGASPSKIVDKVWHLHLIYTQDYWEDFCPNILKRALHHHPSKGGFNENVKHQDWFTNTLKSYKEIFQSEAPQEIWHEQEKVSSKAKWWRILRLIPFFGFLLLLSSCLGEIRGAVTSIFFTILVIFAFGIVVNVAAKNTTHKNDKDSGSSGGSSCSGGGSSCSGGGSCGGGCGGCGGGCGG; the protein is encoded by the coding sequence ATGGAAACAAGAATGTTATTAAAAGATGAGTCCCTTTGGAACAGAATTCAGGGATTTTCATTGGACGCTCCGGATGCTGATTTTCCTTTTTCGAAAAAACTCGCAAAAGAAGAGAACTGGAGCCTGGATTTTGCCCGAAAGGCAATAGAGGAATACAAAAAATTTGTTTACCTCTGCTGTATTCTTCCCAACGGAGCTTCCCCAAGCAAAATTGTAGATAAGGTCTGGCATCTGCATCTGATCTATACTCAGGATTATTGGGAGGATTTCTGCCCGAATATCCTGAAAAGAGCGCTCCATCATCATCCCTCAAAAGGAGGATTCAATGAAAACGTTAAACATCAAGATTGGTTTACAAATACCTTGAAAAGCTATAAGGAAATTTTTCAGTCTGAAGCCCCTCAGGAAATCTGGCATGAACAGGAGAAGGTTTCTTCTAAAGCCAAATGGTGGCGAATATTACGGCTGATTCCGTTTTTTGGATTCCTTTTACTGTTGTCATCCTGTCTGGGGGAAATTAGAGGTGCTGTAACATCAATATTTTTTACCATTCTGGTGATCTTTGCTTTCGGAATTGTGGTGAATGTAGCTGCAAAGAATACAACTCATAAAAATGATAAAGACTCCGGTTCAAGTGGAGGAAGTAGTTGTAGTGGAGGCGGAAGCAGCTGTAGCGGTGGCGGAAGTTGTGGAGGCGGATGTGGGGGATGTGGTGGAGGTTGCGGTGGATAA
- a CDS encoding SdpA family antimicrobial peptide system protein produces the protein MKCFFKSQVFYLVISFLFVSFFIFKVSSVYFGNNPLNKSKETKRKYILFFPQGWAFFTKEPREPLIYFFSYSNNQLDDIIDKNFSLNTFWGAAKKNRIINIELQKVINKANTDSIPYRTEEFLGIKELKENVINRNNEFTHINIDRKYIPSITNGKYLIVIEEQLPWALLSKTSTHNKKFKMYTIEVIKN, from the coding sequence ATGAAGTGTTTTTTTAAATCTCAAGTATTTTATCTTGTTATTAGTTTTCTTTTTGTCTCTTTTTTTATTTTTAAAGTGTCTTCTGTATATTTTGGAAACAATCCCCTTAATAAAAGCAAAGAAACAAAAAGAAAATATATTTTATTTTTTCCTCAAGGATGGGCTTTTTTTACAAAAGAACCAAGAGAGCCTTTAATTTATTTTTTTTCTTATTCAAATAATCAACTTGATGATATTATTGATAAAAATTTTTCTTTAAATACTTTTTGGGGAGCTGCAAAAAAAAATAGAATAATCAATATTGAACTTCAAAAGGTTATTAATAAAGCAAATACCGATTCTATTCCATATAGAACTGAAGAATTTTTAGGAATTAAAGAATTAAAAGAAAATGTAATAAATAGAAATAATGAATTTACACATATTAATATTGATCGGAAATATATTCCGAGTATAACGAATGGAAAATATTTAATTGTCATTGAGGAACAGCTGCCTTGGGCTTTGCTGAGCAAAACTTCTACCCACAATAAAAAATTTAAAATGTATACAATTGAAGTTATAAAAAATTAA
- a CDS encoding DUF5808 domain-containing protein: MKDDENHWKLGIFYYNKDDKRLFPPKRNKFLGWTVNFANPYSILAMFLAITIFIFIVDYIKKM; encoded by the coding sequence ATGAAAGATGATGAAAACCACTGGAAATTGGGTATTTTTTATTATAATAAAGATGACAAGAGGCTTTTTCCGCCGAAAAGGAATAAATTTTTAGGTTGGACCGTTAACTTTGCTAACCCTTATTCTATTTTAGCAATGTTTTTAGCAATTACTATATTTATATTCATAGTAGATTATATAAAAAAAATGTAA
- the mnmA gene encoding tRNA 2-thiouridine(34) synthase MnmA, which yields MKVVVGLSGGVDSSVTAYLLQQQGHEVVALFMRNWNDASVTLEDECPWIEDSNDALMVAQKLGIPFQVIDMSDLYKERIVDYMFAEYEKGRTPNPDVLCNREVKFDVFMKTAMALGADKVATGHYARVNSTFDENGKEIFHLLAGKDNNKDQSYFLCQLNQDQLSKALFPIGELTKPQVREIAKEIGLVTADKKDSQGLCFIGKVSLPQFLQQQLKPKEGEIVEIFKDSPLFAEEKTTFSSKKEELEFLTRKINYKKADGKVIGKHQGAQFFTIGQSRGLGIGGHKESCFIVSRDMENNIIFVGEGSHFPGLYKKALKIDNSELHWVREDMKFGNGESMEVMARFRYRQALQKATLYQFEEAFYVEFEETQSAIAEGQFASWYIDEELIGSGVIS from the coding sequence ATGAAAGTAGTAGTAGGCCTCTCAGGAGGTGTAGATTCAAGTGTTACAGCATATTTGCTACAACAACAAGGTCATGAAGTGGTAGCCCTTTTCATGAGAAACTGGAATGATGCTTCCGTAACGTTAGAAGATGAGTGTCCATGGATTGAGGACAGCAATGATGCCCTGATGGTAGCCCAAAAATTGGGAATTCCTTTCCAGGTAATCGATATGAGCGACCTGTATAAGGAACGTATTGTAGATTATATGTTTGCTGAATACGAGAAAGGAAGAACGCCTAACCCCGATGTTTTATGTAACAGAGAGGTAAAATTTGATGTTTTTATGAAAACAGCAATGGCATTGGGAGCCGATAAGGTAGCTACAGGTCATTATGCAAGAGTAAACTCAACTTTTGATGAAAATGGTAAGGAAATTTTCCATCTTCTTGCCGGAAAAGACAACAATAAAGACCAGTCTTATTTCCTTTGTCAGCTGAATCAGGATCAATTATCTAAAGCCTTATTTCCTATCGGAGAGCTTACAAAGCCTCAGGTAAGAGAGATTGCCAAGGAAATTGGGTTGGTAACGGCCGATAAAAAGGATTCCCAAGGATTATGCTTCATCGGGAAAGTAAGTCTTCCACAATTTTTACAACAGCAATTGAAGCCTAAGGAAGGGGAAATTGTTGAGATTTTCAAAGATTCACCATTATTTGCAGAAGAAAAAACTACATTTTCATCCAAAAAAGAGGAACTTGAATTTCTTACAAGAAAAATCAATTATAAAAAAGCTGATGGAAAAGTAATCGGAAAACACCAGGGAGCTCAATTTTTCACTATTGGACAAAGCAGAGGGCTTGGTATTGGCGGTCATAAAGAAAGCTGTTTTATCGTCTCCAGAGACATGGAAAACAACATTATTTTTGTAGGCGAAGGGAGCCACTTCCCGGGTCTTTACAAAAAGGCTTTAAAGATTGACAATTCAGAATTACACTGGGTACGTGAAGATATGAAGTTTGGTAATGGAGAGTCTATGGAAGTAATGGCAAGATTCAGATACAGACAGGCTTTACAGAAAGCTACTCTTTATCAGTTTGAGGAAGCTTTTTACGTAGAATTTGAAGAAACTCAGTCTGCTATTGCTGAAGGACAGTTTGCTTCATGGTATATAGATGAGGAACTTATTGGAAGCGGGGTAATTTCGTAG
- a CDS encoding ATP-dependent Clp protease ATP-binding subunit: MDYKFSQGLSQVFKQSKSEAKRLKSEFLNTEHLLLGIIKTENSAKEILQNLNADLTQIRRKIETLNTASLNPISEEVTNISFTKMADHAIKRAELECRQYKSNEINTVHLLLGILYKYEDPTSNILGAYDIDYEGVSREYQTMLKNSGQAPQMSAYDDDDEREEFEQMRKPTGNLGSAKSKTPTLDNFGRDLTSLARDGKLDPVIGREKEIERVSQILSRRKKNNPLLIGEPGVGKSAIAEGLALRIQQKKVSRVLYGKRVITLDLASLVAGTKYRGQFEERMKAIMTELEKNRDVILFIDELHTIVGAGSSTGSLDASNMFKPALARGEIQCIGATTLDEYRQYIEKDGALERRFQKVMVEPTSIDETIQILNQIKDKYEEHHNVIYTPEAINACVNLTSRYITDRFLPDKAIDAMDEAGSRVYIKNMKVPTEIIDFEKKIEDIKELKQKAVKAQDYLEARKLKDEEERLQMELNAAQEKWDKDVKEKKETVSEESVAEVVSMMSGVPVTKVGKNELDKLAQMDEKLNGKVIGQEDAVKKVVKAIQRNRAGLKDPNRPIGTFIFLGTTGVGKTELAKVMARELFESDESLIRIDMSEYMEKFAVSRLVGAPPGYVGYEEGGQLTEAVRRKPYAVVLLDEIEKAHPDVFNILLQILDEGHVTDSLGRKIDFRNTIIILTSNIGTRDLKDFGDGVGFGTSAKKTTSDTRARSTIENALKKAFAPEFLNRIDDIVIFNSLVQDDIKKIIDIELNKLYGRLEKLGYKVELTDEAKDFISEKGWDKDFGARPLKRAIQKYIEDLLAEMLVNKQLNEGETVILELNEAKDGLVGKTSKPKKSSSAEKSSQS; this comes from the coding sequence ATGGATTATAAGTTTTCACAAGGTTTGAGCCAAGTGTTCAAACAAAGCAAAAGCGAAGCTAAAAGGCTGAAAAGTGAATTTCTCAATACAGAACATCTACTTTTAGGTATTATAAAAACGGAAAACTCTGCAAAAGAAATCCTTCAAAACCTTAATGCGGATTTAACACAAATCAGAAGAAAAATTGAAACTCTAAATACAGCAAGTCTAAATCCTATTTCTGAGGAGGTTACCAATATTTCTTTCACCAAGATGGCAGATCATGCCATTAAACGTGCAGAGTTAGAATGCCGACAATACAAAAGCAATGAAATTAATACCGTTCATCTGCTTTTAGGTATTCTTTATAAATATGAGGACCCTACTTCAAATATTTTGGGCGCTTATGACATCGACTATGAAGGGGTTTCAAGAGAATACCAGACTATGCTTAAAAATTCAGGACAGGCACCACAAATGAGTGCTTATGATGACGATGATGAAAGAGAAGAATTTGAGCAAATGAGAAAGCCTACAGGAAACTTAGGTTCTGCAAAAAGTAAAACGCCAACATTGGATAACTTTGGTAGAGACTTAACTTCCCTGGCTAGAGATGGAAAATTAGACCCAGTAATCGGTCGTGAAAAAGAAATTGAGAGAGTTTCTCAGATCTTATCACGTAGAAAGAAAAACAATCCGCTTCTTATCGGGGAGCCGGGAGTTGGTAAGTCTGCGATTGCGGAAGGGCTAGCATTAAGAATTCAACAGAAAAAGGTATCTAGAGTTCTTTACGGCAAGCGAGTGATCACATTGGATCTTGCAAGTTTAGTAGCCGGAACGAAATACCGTGGTCAGTTTGAGGAAAGAATGAAAGCCATCATGACCGAACTGGAAAAAAACAGAGATGTCATCTTATTCATTGATGAGCTTCACACTATTGTAGGTGCAGGAAGTTCTACAGGAAGTCTGGATGCGTCTAACATGTTTAAACCAGCCTTGGCAAGAGGTGAAATTCAATGCATCGGAGCAACAACCCTTGATGAATACCGTCAGTATATTGAAAAAGACGGTGCTTTAGAGAGAAGATTCCAGAAAGTAATGGTGGAGCCTACTTCCATTGATGAAACCATTCAGATCCTGAACCAGATTAAGGACAAGTATGAAGAGCACCACAATGTAATTTATACCCCTGAGGCGATTAATGCGTGTGTCAATTTGACATCAAGATATATTACCGACCGTTTCCTACCGGACAAGGCTATTGATGCTATGGACGAAGCAGGTTCCAGAGTGTATATTAAAAACATGAAAGTTCCTACGGAGATCATTGATTTTGAAAAGAAAATTGAAGACATCAAGGAATTGAAGCAGAAAGCTGTAAAAGCTCAGGACTATCTTGAAGCAAGAAAGCTTAAGGATGAAGAGGAACGTCTTCAAATGGAACTGAATGCCGCCCAGGAAAAATGGGATAAGGATGTAAAGGAGAAAAAAGAAACCGTGAGTGAAGAAAGTGTAGCAGAGGTGGTTTCTATGATGAGTGGTGTTCCTGTAACGAAAGTTGGTAAAAACGAACTTGACAAGCTGGCTCAGATGGATGAGAAACTGAACGGAAAAGTTATCGGTCAGGAAGATGCTGTGAAGAAAGTTGTTAAGGCTATTCAGAGAAACAGAGCGGGTCTTAAAGATCCTAACCGTCCCATTGGTACCTTCATCTTCCTTGGAACAACCGGGGTTGGTAAAACCGAACTTGCAAAAGTAATGGCCAGAGAGCTCTTTGAATCCGATGAATCACTGATCCGAATCGATATGAGTGAATACATGGAGAAATTTGCAGTTTCAAGATTAGTGGGAGCGCCTCCGGGATATGTAGGATATGAAGAAGGAGGTCAGTTAACGGAAGCTGTAAGAAGAAAACCTTATGCAGTGGTACTTTTGGATGAGATTGAAAAAGCTCACCCGGATGTATTCAATATTCTGTTACAAATCCTTGATGAAGGACATGTTACTGACAGTCTAGGTAGAAAAATTGATTTTAGAAATACCATCATTATTCTTACTTCAAACATCGGAACAAGAGACCTTAAAGATTTTGGAGACGGTGTAGGATTTGGAACGTCAGCTAAGAAGACAACTTCAGATACAAGAGCAAGAAGCACAATTGAAAATGCCCTTAAGAAGGCATTTGCTCCGGAATTCCTGAACAGAATTGATGATATTGTGATCTTTAACTCTCTTGTACAGGATGATATCAAGAAAATCATTGATATTGAACTGAACAAGCTTTATGGCAGACTTGAAAAACTAGGTTATAAAGTAGAATTAACTGATGAAGCAAAAGACTTTATTTCTGAAAAAGGATGGGATAAAGACTTTGGTGCAAGACCTCTGAAGAGAGCCATTCAAAAGTATATTGAGGATTTATTGGCAGAAATGTTGGTTAACAAGCAGTTGAATGAAGGAGAAACGGTAATTCTTGAGCTTAATGAAGCGAAAGACGGATTGGTAGGCAAAACTTCAAAACCAAAGAAGTCATCATCCGCTGAGAAGTCTTCTCAATCTTAA
- a CDS encoding uroporphyrinogen decarboxylase, producing MNPEITTYVGYSASVFIVLSFILKDVRKIRVVNMIGCFCFVIYGFFSGPLWPVIIPNGLICFIQIYHLLLGKKS from the coding sequence ATGAATCCTGAAATTACCACTTACGTAGGATATTCTGCTTCCGTTTTTATCGTACTGAGTTTCATATTGAAAGATGTAAGAAAAATAAGAGTCGTTAATATGATCGGTTGTTTTTGCTTTGTCATTTATGGTTTCTTTAGTGGACCACTATGGCCGGTGATCATCCCGAACGGACTTATTTGCTTTATTCAGATCTATCATTTACTGCTTGGAAAAAAGTCGTGA
- a CDS encoding glycosyltransferase yields MKKKIITSAFSNLYTDQRIEKVCQTLYENGYTIELIGNDWKGAEEMKRPYPFSRIHLISKSLKTAYFEFNWKLYHELKRKADQNTILHANDIDALFPNYLIAKKLNIPLVFDSHEIFSEMPAVQGKMSQKLWRYVEKTVIPKLTWMITASGSYAKWFQKKYGIHPTVVQNAPKKLGFTTGIPENNPKILLYQGAINPFRGIDKVIMAMHHLDDVVLKIAGDGPRKEEYEDLMRREKLQNKVQFLGKLKPEDLRKVTITADCGMSIEENGGDSYLYSLPNKVLDCIQARVPLILSNLPELQNIKNQFDVGELIPDHQPENIAAAVKKVLSKGRENYLEELEKASKALCWENEEKKLLEIFKKASQ; encoded by the coding sequence ATGAAGAAAAAAATAATCACATCGGCTTTCAGTAATTTGTACACAGACCAGCGTATTGAAAAGGTTTGCCAGACTCTTTATGAAAATGGATATACCATTGAACTGATCGGAAATGACTGGAAAGGAGCCGAAGAAATGAAGCGTCCTTATCCATTCTCCAGAATCCATCTGATTTCAAAAAGCTTAAAAACAGCTTATTTTGAATTTAACTGGAAGCTCTACCACGAATTGAAAAGAAAGGCAGATCAAAATACCATTCTTCACGCCAATGATATTGATGCTTTATTTCCCAATTACCTTATTGCTAAAAAGCTAAATATTCCCCTGGTTTTTGACAGTCATGAAATTTTTTCAGAAATGCCTGCTGTTCAGGGCAAAATGTCACAAAAATTATGGCGCTATGTTGAAAAAACGGTGATTCCAAAACTTACATGGATGATTACGGCGAGTGGAAGCTATGCAAAATGGTTTCAAAAAAAATATGGAATTCATCCAACAGTGGTTCAAAATGCACCCAAAAAATTGGGCTTTACCACTGGAATCCCTGAAAATAACCCTAAAATTCTTTTATATCAGGGAGCAATCAATCCTTTCAGGGGAATTGATAAAGTGATTATGGCAATGCATCATTTGGATGATGTTGTTTTAAAGATCGCAGGAGATGGTCCTAGAAAAGAAGAGTATGAAGATTTGATGAGGAGGGAGAAACTCCAGAATAAGGTTCAGTTTCTGGGAAAATTAAAGCCGGAAGATTTAAGGAAAGTAACCATAACTGCAGATTGTGGAATGAGCATTGAAGAAAATGGAGGGGATAGCTATCTGTATTCATTGCCTAATAAGGTGTTAGATTGTATTCAGGCTCGTGTTCCTTTAATTCTTTCAAATCTTCCTGAACTACAGAATATTAAAAATCAGTTTGATGTGGGTGAGCTGATTCCGGATCATCAGCCGGAAAATATTGCAGCTGCTGTCAAAAAGGTTTTAAGCAAAGGAAGAGAAAACTATCTGGAAGAACTCGAAAAAGCTTCAAAGGCACTTTGCTGGGAAAATGAAGAAAAAAAACTATTAGAAATTTTTAAAAAAGCTTCTCAGTAA
- a CDS encoding SufE family protein produces the protein MTIKEKQQEIIDEFAFLEDWEQKYEYIIDLGKELKGFPEDKKTEENLIKGCQSKVWIDADFKDGKLFFNADSDGILPKGIVSLLVSIYSGHSTQEILDSDFQFISEIGLQEFLSPSRANGLMAMTKQIKFYAVAYQLKS, from the coding sequence ATGACCATTAAAGAAAAACAGCAGGAAATAATCGATGAATTTGCATTTCTTGAAGATTGGGAGCAAAAATATGAGTACATCATTGACCTTGGAAAAGAATTGAAGGGGTTTCCTGAAGATAAGAAAACAGAAGAAAACTTGATTAAAGGATGCCAAAGTAAGGTGTGGATTGATGCTGATTTTAAAGACGGAAAGCTTTTCTTTAATGCAGACTCTGATGGAATTTTACCAAAAGGAATTGTTTCTCTTTTAGTGAGTATTTATAGTGGGCATTCTACACAGGAGATCTTGGATTCTGACTTTCAATTTATATCAGAAATCGGATTGCAGGAGTTTCTTTCGCCATCCAGAGCTAATGGATTAATGGCTATGACAAAACAAATTAAATTTTACGCAGTTGCTTATCAACTGAAATCATAA
- a CDS encoding glycosyltransferase family 9 protein, which produces MTVPVFREFLEQNPDVEIVMVSRKNFEALFSGIQNVIFKGIDLDDYKGFLGLRRLSNELIREFNPDYVANLHDVIRTKVLDGIYRRKGLKVFKINKGKEEKEHLTDIWNLNKVQLKKTVERYADVFREMGFKVELSQKLRPLSAHKSGIGFAPFAQHKGKMLPLEKSYELARILAQKHTVYFFGGGKKETETLEAWEKQIPNTKSLSGKLSLSEELNKIAELEVMISMDSANMHLASLVGTRCISIWGATHPYAGFLGFGQSEDDVIQVKDLSCRPCSVFGDKECYRGDWACLEEFNIQKVIQAVNF; this is translated from the coding sequence ATGACGGTTCCTGTTTTCAGGGAGTTTCTTGAGCAAAATCCGGATGTGGAAATTGTTATGGTTTCCAGAAAGAATTTTGAAGCTTTGTTTTCAGGCATTCAGAATGTTATATTTAAAGGAATTGATCTTGATGATTACAAGGGTTTCCTGGGATTAAGAAGATTAAGCAATGAGTTGATCAGGGAATTTAATCCGGATTATGTGGCCAATCTTCATGATGTGATCAGAACAAAGGTTTTGGATGGAATTTACAGGAGGAAAGGGTTAAAGGTCTTTAAGATAAATAAGGGAAAGGAAGAAAAAGAACACCTTACCGATATCTGGAACCTGAATAAAGTTCAATTGAAAAAAACAGTTGAACGGTATGCCGATGTTTTCAGGGAAATGGGGTTTAAAGTGGAGCTTTCTCAAAAGCTTAGACCTCTTTCTGCACATAAATCAGGAATTGGCTTTGCTCCTTTTGCCCAGCATAAAGGAAAAATGCTTCCTTTGGAGAAATCCTATGAGTTGGCCAGAATTTTGGCCCAAAAACATACTGTATATTTCTTTGGGGGCGGGAAGAAGGAAACGGAGACTCTTGAAGCCTGGGAAAAGCAAATTCCTAATACTAAAAGCCTTTCTGGAAAACTAAGCCTTTCTGAAGAGCTTAATAAAATTGCTGAATTGGAAGTAATGATCTCAATGGATTCTGCCAATATGCACCTGGCAAGCCTCGTAGGAACAAGATGTATTTCAATATGGGGGGCAACACATCCTTATGCGGGATTTTTAGGCTTTGGGCAGAGTGAAGATGATGTAATTCAGGTTAAGGATTTAAGCTGCAGACCATGCTCTGTTTTTGGTGATAAAGAATGCTATAGAGGAGACTGGGCATGCCTTGAAGAATTTAATATTCAGAAAGTGATACAGGCGGTTAATTTTTAA
- a CDS encoding glycosyltransferase, which produces MKALHLISFNYPYPPSYGGIIDVYYKIKALSELGVKIHLHCFVNQIPEKTDPEIKNITENVFFYKKKKNPLLYFSPVPFAAAIRNSNMLLHNLMKIKAPVLFEGLQTTSLLTQLKDKGQYPLYLRLHNNEAEYYKGLSSSEKNIFKKIIYKVEAIKYENYQKKHLKEFKSVFCLSEKEFHETENYSGNAKLIHIFHGNRTVKLLDKKGDYFLFHGDLSISDNKKALEEVIELFKGFSQYKLIVASDRASDDIKKKINSVKNIKLVPIETNENLHHLLENAQANILLSFQNSGTKVKLFNSLYNSRFVIINQNITDDDSLRDLCLYGSNLQEIRQHIIDVAERDYSGSEHRKTVLEKEHSDESKAEEIIRVIFKN; this is translated from the coding sequence TTGAAAGCTCTTCACCTCATCTCATTCAATTACCCCTACCCTCCGTCTTATGGTGGCATTATAGATGTTTATTACAAAATCAAGGCTTTATCGGAACTGGGAGTAAAAATTCATCTCCACTGTTTTGTGAATCAGATTCCTGAAAAAACAGATCCGGAGATTAAAAATATTACAGAAAATGTATTCTTTTATAAAAAGAAGAAAAACCCACTGCTTTATTTTTCACCTGTTCCATTTGCCGCAGCAATAAGAAATTCAAATATGTTGCTCCACAATCTGATGAAGATAAAGGCTCCTGTCCTCTTTGAAGGCCTACAAACTACAAGCCTCCTCACTCAATTAAAAGATAAAGGACAGTATCCTTTATATCTACGACTCCATAACAATGAAGCTGAATATTATAAAGGACTCTCATCTTCGGAAAAGAATATTTTTAAAAAGATCATTTATAAGGTTGAAGCTATTAAATATGAAAACTATCAAAAAAAGCACTTAAAAGAATTCAAGTCTGTATTTTGCCTTTCTGAAAAAGAATTTCATGAAACAGAAAATTATTCAGGAAATGCAAAGCTTATTCATATTTTTCATGGCAATCGGACGGTAAAACTTCTTGATAAAAAAGGAGATTACTTTCTTTTTCATGGGGACCTGAGTATTTCCGACAACAAAAAGGCATTAGAAGAAGTTATTGAGCTATTCAAAGGTTTTTCTCAATATAAACTTATTGTAGCATCCGATCGCGCCTCAGATGACATTAAAAAGAAAATCAATTCTGTTAAGAATATCAAGCTGGTTCCTATTGAGACTAATGAAAACCTGCATCATCTTCTGGAAAACGCCCAGGCCAATATTTTACTGTCTTTTCAGAATTCCGGAACCAAGGTAAAACTTTTCAACTCACTCTATAACAGCCGGTTTGTTATTATTAACCAAAACATTACAGATGATGACTCGCTAAGAGATTTGTGTCTCTATGGTTCCAATCTGCAAGAAATCCGACAACATATTATTGATGTTGCAGAAAGAGATTATTCAGGAAGTGAACATAGAAAAACAGTATTAGAAAAAGAACATTCTGATGAGTCTAAAGCAGAAGAAATAATAAGGGTTATTTTTAAAAATTAA
- a CDS encoding bifunctional folylpolyglutamate synthase/dihydrofolate synthase yields MTNEQYQAAIDWLFVQMPNYQIDGQKAYKPGLDNITKLCAFFGNPQEKIKCIHIGGTNGKGSSSNMLASVLQEAGYKVGLYNSPHLIDFTERIKVNGKNCDKEFVFNFIEKLKNIPEDIRPSFFEFTTIMAFEYFYQQQVDFAIIEVGLGGRLDSTNIITPLVSAITNVQLDHQNILGDTIEEIAGEKAGIIKPHIPIISGDENEIVKTIIKNKATSEQAPFIDATLLHTELKSDLKGNYQRKNILVVLAIIEELRKLHVSIADKDMENGLLSVHQNTGFIGRWFEFSKDPLIICDTGHNQAGLEYVFSQLNSIDKHKHIILGFVNDKKIDEVMGLLPGNSEFYFAKPSINRGRHPEDYENLLQEAKIFYKIFDSVQEAYLSAKEQCTKDEMIFIGGSNFVVGDFLEKNLEINE; encoded by the coding sequence ATGACAAATGAACAATACCAAGCAGCTATTGACTGGCTTTTTGTACAAATGCCCAACTATCAGATAGATGGACAAAAGGCCTATAAACCGGGATTAGATAATATAACCAAATTGTGTGCTTTCTTTGGAAACCCTCAGGAAAAAATAAAGTGCATTCACATCGGAGGAACCAATGGGAAAGGCTCATCAAGCAATATGCTGGCTTCGGTTCTTCAGGAAGCGGGCTATAAGGTTGGTTTGTATAATTCACCTCATCTTATAGATTTTACAGAACGTATCAAAGTTAATGGTAAAAACTGTGATAAGGAATTTGTCTTTAATTTTATTGAAAAGCTTAAAAATATCCCGGAAGACATCCGTCCGTCTTTTTTTGAGTTTACAACCATTATGGCTTTTGAATATTTTTATCAGCAGCAAGTAGATTTTGCCATTATTGAGGTTGGTTTAGGTGGAAGATTAGATTCTACAAATATTATAACCCCTTTAGTTTCTGCGATAACAAACGTTCAGTTAGATCATCAAAATATACTGGGAGATACTATTGAAGAAATTGCTGGAGAGAAAGCCGGTATTATCAAGCCTCATATCCCTATTATTTCAGGCGATGAAAATGAAATAGTAAAAACCATCATCAAGAACAAAGCAACCAGTGAACAGGCCCCTTTTATAGATGCTACTCTACTTCACACTGAACTTAAGTCTGATTTGAAAGGAAATTACCAACGAAAGAATATTTTGGTCGTTCTCGCCATTATTGAAGAATTAAGAAAGCTGCATGTAAGCATAGCAGATAAGGATATGGAGAATGGATTATTGAGTGTTCATCAAAATACAGGATTCATTGGGCGTTGGTTTGAGTTTTCAAAGGATCCGCTTATAATTTGTGATACGGGACATAATCAGGCAGGTCTGGAGTATGTTTTTTCTCAATTAAATTCCATTGATAAGCACAAGCATATCATTTTAGGGTTTGTCAATGACAAAAAAATAGATGAAGTAATGGGATTACTTCCAGGAAATTCTGAGTTTTATTTTGCAAAACCATCCATCAATAGGGGAAGACACCCGGAAGATTATGAAAATCTACTTCAAGAGGCAAAAATTTTTTATAAAATTTTTGATTCCGTACAGGAAGCCTATCTATCTGCAAAAGAACAATGTACAAAAGACGAAATGATTTTTATTGGCGGAAGTAACTTTGTTGTGGGAGATTTTTTAGAAAAAAATTTGGAGATTAATGAATAA